From a region of the Nitrospira sp. genome:
- a CDS encoding LysM peptidoglycan-binding domain-containing protein gives MGRNTAVGILLLGISACSSFEPLVEQETSDLQLTVDALKTSLNDAQRALVDLRVEVETRRQEFTDAQITRAQLEGRIREAERRLTEARHVIDLQREELASSRTERDRARRTGAALQSQLKQLQKYQSKMGRHTAGEMPTAMAFPRESQLELATMSLQEEALSDDIGESTGVISQPAIHLSRDSSVGAVPSTARPSTMTTDLPVLIKPGDTLWSLAQRHRTSVKRLMEINALSNDHIQAGQVLWLTESSTSESEHERM, from the coding sequence ATGGGGAGGAATACTGCCGTTGGGATCCTTTTACTTGGGATATCGGCGTGTAGCTCATTTGAACCGCTTGTTGAGCAGGAAACCTCGGATCTCCAACTCACCGTGGATGCACTCAAAACATCGCTAAATGATGCCCAGCGGGCCCTTGTCGATTTGCGAGTGGAGGTTGAAACACGGCGCCAAGAATTCACCGATGCGCAAATTACTCGGGCTCAACTTGAGGGGCGCATTCGAGAGGCGGAACGTCGGTTGACTGAAGCCCGCCATGTCATTGATCTTCAACGAGAAGAGTTGGCGAGTTCGCGTACTGAGCGAGATCGTGCCCGGCGGACCGGCGCCGCCCTTCAGAGCCAACTGAAGCAGCTCCAAAAGTACCAATCTAAGATGGGAAGGCACACCGCAGGAGAAATGCCTACAGCTATGGCGTTCCCCAGAGAGAGTCAACTGGAATTGGCGACCATGAGCCTTCAGGAGGAAGCCCTGTCGGATGATATTGGGGAAAGCACCGGAGTCATCTCCCAGCCGGCAATTCATCTGTCGAGAGACTCTTCGGTCGGTGCAGTTCCGAGCACCGCTCGACCGTCAACCATGACCACTGACTTACCCGTGTTGATCAAGCCTGGAGATACGCTCTGGAGCCTCGCGCAACGGCATCGTACGTCCGTAAAGCGCCTCATGGAGATCAATGCGCTTTCCAATGACCATATTCAGGCTGGTCAGGTGCTCTGGCTTACTGAATCATCCACCAGCGAGTCCGAACACGAGCGAATGTAG
- a CDS encoding type II secretion system protein, whose translation MREDGLTLIEILVTMTIVVILASVAMPLSKVSTKRAQEIELRQHLRTIRSAIDVFKLEWNRDGEILLGAVCVKNKLTCKDVTGPYGYPKSLEVLLGVKLTGQEATVRGTTTRRYLRVMPIDPLTGKSDWLLRCYKDRPKPTSWCGEDIYDVMTQSEATALDGTKYQDW comes from the coding sequence GTGAGGGAGGACGGCCTCACACTCATCGAGATTCTCGTCACAATGACCATCGTTGTGATCTTGGCCTCGGTCGCCATGCCTCTGAGTAAAGTATCGACGAAACGAGCCCAGGAGATCGAACTGCGCCAGCATCTTCGGACAATTCGTAGCGCGATCGATGTGTTCAAGCTGGAATGGAATCGTGACGGCGAGATCCTACTTGGAGCCGTGTGTGTCAAGAATAAGCTCACGTGCAAGGACGTCACCGGGCCGTATGGTTATCCGAAGTCTCTCGAGGTGCTGTTGGGGGTGAAGTTAACGGGGCAGGAAGCGACGGTTCGAGGCACCACGACGAGGCGCTATTTGCGAGTCATGCCGATCGACCCCTTGACGGGTAAATCTGATTGGCTCTTGCGCTGTTACAAGGATCGCCCGAAGCCGACTAGTTGGTGTGGCGAAGATATCTACGATGTGATGACGCAAAGCGAGGCGACCGCGCTCGATGGCACTAAGTACCAGGATTGGTAG
- a CDS encoding prepilin-type N-terminal cleavage/methylation domain-containing protein: MALSTRIGRVSEWNTKGFTLVELMIVVSIVGILATLAVPSYQSSLLKAKETVLRQDLFTLRELLDHHRADQGKYPPSLDGLVAAGYLRGLPKDPFTNSSSSWQEIMEPTEGGIFDVYSGSDLVGTNGTPYNKW, encoded by the coding sequence ATGGCACTAAGTACCAGGATTGGTAGAGTGAGCGAATGGAACACGAAGGGTTTTACGCTTGTCGAACTCATGATTGTGGTGTCCATTGTCGGCATTTTGGCCACGCTCGCGGTTCCGTCCTATCAGTCATCGTTGCTCAAAGCCAAGGAGACGGTGTTGAGACAAGATCTTTTCACGCTGCGCGAGTTACTGGATCACCACCGAGCCGATCAGGGGAAGTATCCTCCGTCGTTAGATGGTCTGGTAGCGGCGGGGTATCTACGGGGCCTTCCCAAAGATCCCTTCACGAATTCGTCGAGTTCTTGGCAAGAGATTATGGAACCGACCGAGGGTGGTATCTTTGATGTGTATTCCGGCTCAGACCTTGTTGGGACGAATGGAACTCCCTATAACAAATGGTGA
- a CDS encoding type II secretion system F family protein, producing the protein MIQGHLEGEEESHVRAKLEAQGLLVFNLHRRGMVSVRTGKSWSWSGLPLGQFLVFNQELLALVKSGLPILRVWDLLIERAGHAGFQQTLREVREDIRGGASASDALMRHPMYFPELYVATVKAGEQSGNLPEVLQRYITYLKLMIGLRQKVTKAISYPIFLVFIGMAVIGFLLTYVMPTFVSVYGEAARTLPWATQLLLDVVTHVEVWGLPAGIAVIGIVLGIHAYYATAAGHLVIDRLVLKLPLVGPISVKHNTVQLTRTLGTILAGGTPLVDALQGARAAVSNRFVSHALIGASNEIREGTTLAVALDRPKVLPKLAIEMLSVGEETGSLDTMLRDVAEFYEADLDTRLTQLTTWIEPALLLVMGILVGGIVIVMYLPVFQMAGTVGG; encoded by the coding sequence ATGATCCAGGGGCACCTGGAAGGGGAGGAGGAATCGCACGTTCGTGCCAAACTAGAGGCACAAGGCTTGTTGGTGTTCAATCTTCACCGTCGTGGAATGGTCTCGGTGAGGACGGGCAAGTCTTGGTCATGGAGCGGGCTTCCGCTGGGGCAGTTTTTGGTTTTCAATCAAGAGCTGCTCGCGCTCGTCAAGTCGGGATTGCCGATCTTACGGGTGTGGGATTTGTTGATTGAACGTGCAGGCCATGCCGGATTTCAGCAGACGTTACGTGAGGTGAGAGAAGACATTCGAGGGGGAGCATCTGCCTCTGATGCATTGATGAGACACCCGATGTATTTTCCGGAGCTTTATGTTGCGACGGTGAAGGCGGGAGAGCAATCAGGCAATCTTCCTGAAGTCCTCCAGCGATATATCACGTACTTGAAGCTGATGATCGGGCTTCGTCAAAAAGTCACGAAGGCGATCTCCTATCCGATTTTCCTCGTGTTTATTGGCATGGCCGTGATCGGGTTTCTCCTGACCTATGTCATGCCGACATTCGTGTCAGTCTACGGAGAGGCAGCGAGGACTCTCCCATGGGCTACTCAACTCTTACTCGACGTCGTGACCCACGTAGAGGTTTGGGGATTGCCCGCCGGTATTGCGGTGATCGGCATCGTGTTAGGGATACACGCCTACTATGCCACGGCCGCAGGGCATCTTGTCATCGACCGTCTTGTGCTGAAACTTCCCCTCGTGGGTCCGATCTCCGTGAAACATAATACCGTGCAGCTTACGAGAACACTCGGAACTATTCTGGCGGGCGGAACGCCTCTCGTCGATGCGTTGCAGGGTGCGCGTGCAGCCGTATCGAACCGCTTTGTTTCGCACGCACTCATTGGGGCATCCAATGAGATCCGCGAGGGAACGACGTTGGCCGTTGCCTTGGACCGTCCGAAGGTGCTTCCGAAACTCGCGATCGAGATGTTGTCGGTAGGCGAAGAAACGGGTTCTCTCGATACGATGTTGCGGGATGTCGCCGAGTTTTATGAAGCCGACCTCGATACCAGGCTTACCCAGCTTACGACGTGGATCGAGCCGGCTCTGTTGCTTGTGATGGGAATATTGGTGGGCGGGATCGTGATCGTGATGTATCTACCGGTCTTTCAGATGGCGGGAACGGTTGGCGGGTAG
- a CDS encoding PilN domain-containing protein translates to MALTNVLIGKLIDPLRSIPLPGGAPDRFQINLGRRYRAVMAPLRLLLIGSCALLALGILWNLRQAILAYQENQTIEAELDRVRQQDLGLIAEARREGIDMSEEGLTRLRFEVELANQLLEKRIFSWTKFLTELEQTVPSRLALSSVRLDQAGSTVRLAGSAMSLEDITTFTVGLEDHSTFQDPVLAHHRVGSNGLVEFDITVRYRWAELER, encoded by the coding sequence GTGGCGCTCACGAATGTTCTCATCGGAAAACTCATCGATCCACTCAGGTCTATTCCCTTGCCGGGCGGTGCTCCTGACCGGTTTCAGATAAATCTGGGCCGCCGATACCGAGCTGTGATGGCCCCGCTTCGACTCCTGTTGATCGGTAGTTGCGCCTTGCTGGCGTTGGGTATTCTCTGGAATCTCAGGCAAGCGATCCTGGCGTATCAGGAAAACCAGACCATCGAAGCTGAACTGGATCGAGTTCGGCAGCAGGATCTTGGCTTGATTGCGGAGGCTAGGCGCGAGGGAATAGACATGTCCGAGGAGGGCTTGACACGATTGCGCTTCGAGGTCGAGTTGGCCAATCAACTGCTTGAGAAGAGAATATTTTCGTGGACGAAGTTTCTGACCGAACTAGAACAAACCGTTCCCTCACGCCTGGCACTGAGTAGTGTGCGACTCGATCAAGCTGGTTCGACGGTTCGACTCGCGGGGTCGGCGATGAGCCTGGAGGACATCACGACCTTTACCGTGGGGCTTGAGGACCACTCCACGTTTCAGGATCCGGTATTGGCTCACCACCGTGTTGGATCGAACGGTTTAGTGGAGTTCGATATTACGGTGCGATACCGTTGGGCGGAGCTTGAGAGATGA
- the tadA gene encoding Flp pilus assembly complex ATPase component TadA: protein MLRSLARPSLAEVLVSQGLLARQTVEDVLHRLKGVTAALGHTLVCEGLLSEDQLAHALATQYGLPYDPLTSFQVDPRYYETISVRLMQRFPFVPIAERDSVMTIAVADPQNLLGLDELELMIGKPLELIVSSKSAILSALDRSAGSSQALRELEAEYRSVLVKEDDRGEEVAALDQAGEDQSPAVKLLDSILLSAMQRRASDIHIEAADRATKVKLRVDGILIPAMEPLDIRLHAPLVSRLKVMSELDIAERRVPQDGSFRMRLDRKTVDFRVSILPSVFGESVVIRILDRDSIATGVSSLKLERLGFNPEDLKRFRKAIARPYGMVLATGPTGSGKTTTLYAAISEMNTLEDKLITIEDPVEYQLPGVVQIPVNEKKGLTFARGLRSILRHDPDKIMVGEIRDAETAQIAIQSAMTGHLVLTTVHANNVFDVIGRFASMGIDSYNFLSALNCVLAQRLVRIFCASCRTPVKAQKALIEEAGLDYEQYKDTTFYEGKGCPQCHGTGYRGRKCITEFLDLTDEIKEMILADRPLSEIRYRAVTDGMITLRQSALKKMLNGETSLREVNRVTFSEEG, encoded by the coding sequence ATGCTGCGTAGTCTTGCTCGGCCTTCTCTCGCGGAGGTCCTCGTCAGCCAGGGCCTCCTTGCACGACAGACGGTCGAGGACGTGCTGCACCGATTGAAAGGTGTCACGGCAGCCTTAGGACACACGCTGGTCTGCGAAGGGCTCCTCTCGGAGGATCAGTTGGCTCATGCACTGGCCACTCAATACGGGCTTCCCTACGATCCGCTGACGAGTTTTCAAGTCGATCCCCGCTACTACGAGACGATTTCCGTCAGGTTGATGCAGCGATTTCCGTTTGTCCCCATCGCCGAGAGAGACAGTGTGATGACCATTGCCGTCGCGGATCCTCAAAATTTGTTGGGCCTCGACGAATTGGAACTCATGATCGGAAAGCCGCTGGAGCTGATCGTCAGTTCTAAGAGCGCAATCCTGTCCGCGTTGGACCGTAGCGCGGGCTCCAGCCAAGCGCTCCGCGAGCTCGAAGCGGAGTATCGATCGGTCTTGGTGAAAGAAGATGATCGAGGAGAAGAGGTGGCAGCCCTCGATCAAGCGGGAGAGGATCAGAGTCCTGCCGTAAAGCTGCTGGACTCTATCCTGCTGAGCGCGATGCAGCGCCGGGCCAGCGACATTCACATTGAGGCTGCAGACCGCGCAACCAAAGTCAAACTTCGTGTCGATGGCATTCTGATTCCAGCCATGGAGCCCCTGGATATTCGATTGCACGCGCCCTTGGTGTCGCGTCTGAAGGTCATGTCCGAGCTCGATATCGCCGAGCGTCGAGTGCCGCAGGATGGAAGTTTTCGAATGAGGCTGGATCGAAAGACCGTGGATTTTCGTGTCTCTATCCTGCCCAGCGTCTTCGGTGAATCGGTGGTGATCCGGATACTGGACCGCGATTCCATTGCGACCGGAGTGTCGTCCTTGAAGCTCGAACGGCTCGGTTTCAATCCGGAAGATCTCAAACGATTCCGGAAAGCGATTGCCCGTCCCTACGGCATGGTGTTGGCGACAGGGCCTACCGGAAGCGGCAAGACGACGACGTTGTACGCCGCCATATCGGAGATGAACACGCTTGAAGACAAACTGATCACGATCGAAGACCCTGTTGAATATCAGCTTCCGGGGGTGGTGCAAATTCCAGTCAATGAAAAGAAAGGCCTCACCTTTGCCCGAGGGCTCCGGTCCATTCTTCGCCATGACCCGGACAAGATCATGGTCGGTGAAATTCGAGATGCCGAAACAGCCCAGATCGCGATCCAGTCGGCTATGACCGGCCACCTTGTCCTGACGACCGTTCATGCGAACAACGTATTCGACGTGATCGGGCGATTCGCGTCGATGGGGATCGATTCCTATAATTTTCTGTCCGCACTCAACTGTGTGTTGGCCCAGCGACTGGTCCGAATCTTTTGCGCCTCGTGTCGAACGCCGGTCAAAGCCCAGAAGGCCCTTATCGAAGAAGCAGGGTTGGACTATGAACAGTACAAGGATACGACGTTCTACGAAGGAAAAGGGTGTCCGCAATGTCATGGGACAGGGTATCGAGGAAGAAAATGCATTACGGAATTCCTCGATCTGACGGATGAGATCAAAGAGATGATCCTTGCGGATCGGCCGCTTTCTGAAATCCGTTACCGGGCGGTCACTGACGGAATGATCACGCTTCGGCAATCGGCACTGAAAAAAATGTTGAATGGCGAGACATCGCTGCGTGAAGTCAATCGTGTCACGTTCAGCGAGGAAGGATAA
- a CDS encoding SDR family oxidoreductase, producing MRILVTGGAGFLGSHLAESLISEGHHVICMDNLSTGKVENVAHLMGNSSFSFIKYNVCDYVHVEGHLDAVMHFASPASPQDYLDMPIATLKVGGLGTHKALGLAKAKGARFLLASTSEVYGDPLVNPQPESYWGNVNPISPRGVYDEAKRFGEAMTMAYHRYHGLDTRIVRIFNTFGPRMRPNDGRVVSNFIVQALQGKPLTVYGDGMQTRSFCYVDDLVRGIIALLFVDSDKTVEQRTDRKFFFTEQNGRQASSIHDPVNIGNPRELTVLEIANVILKLTHSSSEIAFHPLPADDPKVRRPDIARAKTLLKWEPRVELEDALTKTIQYFQTVLGQAVSAH from the coding sequence ATGCGCATTTTAGTTACAGGTGGGGCCGGGTTTCTGGGAAGCCATCTTGCCGAGTCGCTCATCAGCGAAGGGCATCATGTCATTTGCATGGACAACCTCAGCACCGGAAAAGTTGAGAACGTCGCTCATTTAATGGGTAACAGTTCATTTTCGTTCATTAAATACAACGTGTGCGACTATGTTCATGTCGAGGGCCATCTTGATGCGGTGATGCACTTTGCCTCTCCTGCAAGCCCCCAAGATTATCTCGACATGCCCATCGCGACATTGAAAGTCGGGGGATTGGGGACGCATAAGGCCTTAGGGTTGGCTAAAGCCAAGGGAGCACGCTTTCTGCTGGCCAGTACGTCGGAGGTGTATGGAGACCCGCTCGTGAATCCGCAACCCGAGTCGTATTGGGGAAACGTCAACCCTATCAGCCCACGGGGTGTCTACGATGAAGCGAAGCGATTCGGAGAAGCGATGACCATGGCATACCATCGCTACCATGGTCTGGACACACGGATCGTCCGCATCTTCAATACGTTCGGACCGCGCATGAGACCCAATGACGGACGCGTCGTGTCGAACTTCATTGTGCAGGCTCTGCAAGGGAAGCCTCTCACGGTGTATGGAGATGGCATGCAGACGCGGAGTTTTTGTTATGTGGACGATCTGGTAAGGGGCATCATTGCTCTGTTATTCGTGGACTCTGATAAGACAGTCGAGCAGCGGACCGACCGGAAGTTCTTCTTCACCGAACAGAACGGCAGGCAAGCGAGCAGTATTCATGATCCCGTCAATATCGGAAATCCAAGGGAACTCACGGTGTTGGAAATCGCCAACGTGATTCTGAAGTTGACTCACTCATCGAGTGAAATTGCCTTCCATCCGCTACCCGCCGATGATCCTAAGGTCAGGCGACCGGATATCGCTCGCGCGAAAACCTTACTGAAGTGGGAGCCGAGGGTTGAATTAGAGGATGCTTTAACGAAGACCATCCAGTACTTTCAAACAGTCTTGGGTCAGGCGGTATCAGCCCACTGA
- a CDS encoding DegT/DnrJ/EryC1/StrS family aminotransferase, with product MKDFLPFHRSDVGEEEVSEVVDVLRSGWLTTGPKVREFEREFAAMVGAEHAIAVNSCTAALHLALEAAGVSEGDEVLVPTMTFAATAEVVTYFNARPVLIDCMQDTLNLDTDRIESAITNKTRAIIPVHFAGHPCDLKPIHTIARAHNLHVIEDAAHALPARYHGKMIGGISDATCFSFYATKNITTGEGGMITTNNAEWAARMRMMSLHGLSRDAWNRYSAQGSWYYEILSPGFKYNLTDIAAALGLAQLKKCERFWKGRERYAALYRDGFQDVPEIICPETASHVQHAWHLYVIQLDLDRLRINRDEFIRQLQQAGVGCSVHFIPLHLHPYHRDMGGYRPEDFPVSSMVFQRIVSLPLYSKMTEDEINRVIDTVRDLVERNRR from the coding sequence ATGAAAGACTTTTTGCCGTTTCATAGGTCTGACGTGGGTGAAGAGGAGGTATCTGAAGTTGTGGATGTCCTCCGGTCAGGATGGCTGACGACCGGCCCAAAGGTTAGAGAATTTGAGCGAGAATTCGCCGCGATGGTTGGAGCTGAACACGCAATCGCAGTTAATTCCTGCACGGCCGCACTTCATCTCGCCCTTGAAGCAGCCGGCGTCAGTGAAGGAGATGAGGTATTGGTTCCGACCATGACCTTTGCCGCAACGGCCGAGGTAGTCACCTACTTCAATGCACGACCGGTTCTGATCGATTGCATGCAAGATACGCTGAATCTGGATACGGATCGCATCGAATCGGCCATCACGAATAAGACGAGAGCGATTATCCCCGTCCATTTTGCTGGGCATCCGTGCGACCTCAAACCAATTCACACGATAGCACGGGCACATAACCTACATGTAATTGAAGATGCGGCGCACGCCTTGCCGGCGCGATATCACGGCAAGATGATCGGCGGTATCTCTGACGCCACTTGTTTTTCGTTCTACGCAACGAAAAACATCACCACTGGCGAAGGAGGAATGATTACTACCAATAATGCTGAGTGGGCTGCCCGCATGCGAATGATGAGCTTGCATGGTCTCAGTCGAGATGCCTGGAATCGCTACTCTGCTCAAGGCTCTTGGTATTACGAGATACTTTCTCCGGGTTTTAAGTACAATTTAACCGATATCGCTGCAGCGCTCGGGTTGGCCCAGTTGAAGAAGTGTGAGCGGTTTTGGAAGGGACGCGAACGGTACGCAGCCCTGTATCGGGACGGTTTTCAGGATGTCCCCGAAATTATTTGTCCTGAGACAGCTTCTCATGTACAACATGCGTGGCATCTCTATGTGATTCAACTGGACTTAGATCGTTTACGAATCAATCGCGATGAATTTATCCGTCAATTGCAGCAAGCCGGGGTGGGGTGCAGTGTGCACTTCATTCCCCTGCATCTGCATCCCTATCACCGAGATATGGGAGGCTACCGACCGGAAGATTTTCCCGTTTCAAGTATGGTGTTCCAACGAATCGTTTCATTGCCGTTATATTCAAAGATGACAGAAGACGAGATCAATCGCGTCATCGACACCGTTCGTGATCTTGTCGAGAGGAACAGACGGTGA
- a CDS encoding glutamate-5-semialdehyde dehydrogenase: protein MEAVDRTVPDPKIEESKPLPASEYVLELVSKAKQAARRLASLPTSTKNQALLAMAEAIEAKSAELIEANEQDLKAFETASDKKAMADRLRLTEKRIGEMAAGVREVAKLPDPVGVMSAMWTRPNGMQVGRIRVPIGVIGIIYESRPNVTADSAALCLKSGNVCVLRGGSEAIHSNTAIAAILSEASEKAGVPPGAITFVDRADREVVPILLKQDRFIDLIIPRGGESLMKLIAEHATIPVVKHDAGVCHIYVDAAADPAMAEAICVNAKAQRPSTCNAMETLLVHQTVARTLLPKLATSLRAAHVEIRGCPKTCQLIPEAKPASDQDYGKEFLDLILAVKVVKSMDEAMEHIAQYGSRHTEAIVTSDYGRSMRFLKEVDASAVLVNASTRLNDGYQFGLGAEIGISTSRVHARGPMGLEELTCCKFIVLGSGQLRE from the coding sequence ATGGAAGCCGTAGATCGGACTGTCCCCGATCCGAAGATCGAAGAATCCAAACCACTGCCTGCTTCTGAGTATGTATTGGAGCTGGTCTCCAAAGCGAAACAGGCGGCAAGGAGATTGGCTTCTCTGCCGACATCGACTAAAAATCAAGCGCTCCTTGCGATGGCGGAGGCGATCGAGGCGAAGTCAGCCGAATTGATCGAGGCGAATGAACAAGACCTCAAAGCATTTGAGACGGCATCTGACAAGAAAGCGATGGCTGATCGCTTGAGGCTGACCGAGAAGCGCATCGGAGAGATGGCGGCCGGCGTTCGCGAAGTCGCGAAGTTACCAGACCCTGTCGGGGTGATGTCTGCCATGTGGACGAGGCCCAACGGGATGCAAGTTGGTCGGATCCGTGTGCCCATCGGAGTGATTGGGATCATTTACGAGTCGCGCCCCAATGTGACGGCGGATTCGGCTGCTCTGTGTCTGAAGTCCGGCAACGTGTGTGTCTTGCGCGGCGGCAGTGAAGCGATCCATTCAAATACCGCGATTGCCGCCATTCTGTCCGAAGCATCCGAGAAGGCCGGTGTCCCTCCCGGCGCGATCACCTTTGTCGACCGTGCCGATCGTGAGGTGGTCCCAATTCTCTTGAAGCAGGACCGATTCATTGACTTGATCATTCCGCGCGGCGGTGAATCGTTGATGAAGCTCATCGCGGAGCACGCGACGATTCCGGTGGTCAAGCATGATGCGGGTGTATGCCATATCTATGTCGATGCCGCAGCAGACCCGGCGATGGCGGAAGCCATTTGCGTCAATGCCAAAGCACAGCGGCCGTCGACCTGCAACGCGATGGAAACCCTGTTGGTTCATCAGACCGTCGCGCGGACGCTCCTCCCCAAACTCGCCACAAGCCTGAGAGCGGCCCATGTTGAGATTCGCGGATGCCCGAAGACCTGCCAACTGATTCCTGAAGCGAAGCCGGCAAGCGACCAGGATTACGGAAAAGAATTTCTTGATCTGATCCTTGCCGTCAAAGTCGTCAAAAGCATGGATGAGGCCATGGAACACATCGCCCAGTACGGGTCACGGCATACGGAAGCCATCGTGACCTCGGATTACGGGCGCTCCATGCGATTTCTCAAGGAAGTCGATGCCAGCGCCGTGCTCGTGAATGCATCCACGCGACTCAACGACGGATATCAATTCGGCCTTGGCGCCGAGATCGGTATCAGCACCTCCCGGGTTCATGCGCGGGGCCCTATGGGATTGGAGGAGCTCACCTGCTGCAAATTCATTGTCTTGGGGAGCGGCCAGCTCCGCGAGTGA
- a CDS encoding nucleotide sugar dehydrogenase, giving the protein MKKRPSRSIAVVGLGYVGLPIAVAFGKIAPVVGFDVNKKKIDELRKGIDRTGEVSKKDLKATQVRYTSEPSDLKAAQFIIVAVPTPINEALQPDLTALQKASELIGRNLAADTIVVYESTVYPGATEEVCLPILERTSGMKAGVDFKIGYSPERINPGDKEHTLEKITKVVSAQDLESLDIVAETYALVVKAGIYRASSIKVAEAAKVIENTQRDLNIALMNELALIFHRLGIDTTSVLEAAGTKWNFLKFSPGLVGGHCIGVDPYYLTSKAESVGYHPQVILSGRRINNGMGKFVAEHTMKLLSQLSRPANQLRVGVLGLTFKENVPDLRNSKVPDIIHELREYGIEVLVHDPIAETEEAMAEYGIHLVEWNKLKDLDGLIVAVAHKKFADVSLKDLLKPLRNRKQGVVIDVKSILDPRQIPSSLKYWRL; this is encoded by the coding sequence ATGAAGAAACGACCGTCGCGTTCTATCGCTGTTGTAGGATTGGGTTATGTCGGTCTTCCGATCGCAGTGGCGTTTGGGAAGATTGCCCCAGTCGTTGGGTTTGATGTCAACAAAAAGAAAATTGACGAATTACGTAAGGGAATCGATCGGACGGGGGAAGTATCGAAAAAGGATCTGAAAGCTACGCAGGTTCGGTATACGTCAGAGCCGTCGGACCTCAAGGCTGCACAATTCATTATTGTTGCAGTTCCAACCCCTATCAATGAGGCATTGCAGCCGGATCTGACGGCGTTGCAGAAGGCATCAGAGCTGATCGGGCGGAACTTGGCTGCAGACACCATCGTGGTGTACGAATCCACTGTCTACCCCGGCGCGACGGAGGAAGTGTGTCTGCCGATTCTAGAAAGAACTTCGGGAATGAAAGCCGGCGTTGATTTCAAAATCGGGTACTCGCCGGAGCGGATCAATCCAGGGGACAAGGAACATACGCTCGAAAAGATTACGAAGGTGGTATCGGCGCAAGACCTGGAATCGCTGGATATCGTAGCGGAGACCTATGCGCTGGTGGTGAAAGCTGGTATTTATCGCGCATCAAGCATCAAGGTGGCGGAGGCGGCCAAAGTCATCGAAAATACTCAGCGAGACCTGAACATTGCGTTGATGAACGAGCTGGCACTGATTTTCCATCGACTGGGAATAGATACGACATCCGTTCTTGAAGCCGCTGGGACGAAGTGGAATTTCCTCAAGTTCTCGCCCGGCCTCGTTGGTGGTCATTGTATCGGCGTGGATCCCTATTATTTGACCTCCAAGGCGGAATCAGTGGGCTACCATCCCCAGGTCATTCTTTCTGGCCGGCGCATCAACAATGGTATGGGAAAGTTTGTGGCAGAACATACCATGAAGTTGCTCAGCCAGCTGTCACGCCCTGCGAATCAACTACGAGTAGGGGTGCTCGGTTTGACGTTCAAGGAAAATGTGCCCGATCTTCGTAACAGCAAGGTGCCCGATATCATTCATGAGCTTCGTGAATATGGGATCGAAGTGCTGGTGCATGACCCTATCGCAGAAACTGAAGAGGCAATGGCAGAGTACGGCATTCATCTCGTCGAATGGAACAAGTTGAAAGATCTCGACGGACTGATCGTGGCTGTCGCACATAAGAAGTTCGCCGATGTGAGCTTAAAGGATCTGCTCAAGCCTCTTCGGAATCGAAAACAGGGCGTCGTGATCGACGTCAAGAGCATCCTTGACCCGAGGCAAATCCCTTCTTCTCTAAAATACTGGCGTCTCTAA